The Deltaproteobacteria bacterium sequence TATTAAACTCGAACAACACGTTCGGCAAGTTGACGACGACGCCACGATTAGTCTCCCGCGCGTCGAGGTTTTGGCGTTTGAGTTCTTCGAGGATCTGCCGATTCTTGGCGATCTTTTGGCGTTGCTGATCGATCATTTGATCTTGCTGGTCCAACGCCTGATCTTGGGCTTCGAGCTGGCGGCCAGTCAGGTAGCCGCCGAGCGCGCCCATCCCTGCGCCAATCGCAGCACCTTTGCCGGCCCTGCCGCGATGACTGCCAATGATGGCACCAGTACCGGCGCCGAGAATCGCGCCGGTAATCGCGCCGGCAGTCGATTTGCTGACGCCGAACGGCACGCCGGAGCTGGACTGGGTCGGCGGTGCGCTGTCACGTGCTCCGCGTGCGTGATCGTAATCGCGGTCACGAGAGTCGGAGGGATAATCGTCATACGCATGAATACCGGTCCCCGAGAAGAGCAACAGACCTGCGGTTGCTCCCACGACAGACCGTCGAACGACAAGAGATGCTTTCAACATGGCGCTTCTTCCTTTCAGATTGCCACTGCGGCGAATCTGAAAAGAGGAACACGCTCAAGAAGGGGAAGTCGTGCGGGAGTGATCGGGAGGGGAAGGACGCGAGGCGGCAGCAGTTTCTGAGGGAGAGCCGCCTCGGAAGAGAAACTAGCGCGGCGCGGATTGCCAGCTTTTGTATTTACGGAAGAATTCTTCTTTCTGGTCCGAGTCCATCTTCCGGTAGCGGTCGTAATTGCGGCGGATGCGGTCCCTTTCTTCGTTGGGAAGCTCTTGCCAGCGATTGTATTGTTTTTCCAGTCCTTGCTGTTTGTCTGGAGGCAAGCGCTTAAATCGCCGATAGTTATTGAGGGCACGCGCCCGTTCTCGTGGCGACAGTTCGTCCCAGTTCTGCGCAATACGGAAGGAGGCCGCTGGGGACTCCATAGAACGCAGCTCCGCCGTGTTGAACGCCCACAGGGCGGTTCCTCCACACAAGAGGCTGCCAAGAATCAGTAAAACAGCTTTGGCTTTCATGAGACGTTCCTCTGTTGCCTTCTAGCCTTGATTTTGTTCGTTCTCTCCGGTCGGGTTGTCGAGCACGGCCTCCAAGCTCTGCAATTGTTCCATTCTTTTCAGCAGCGGGTAATGCGTGAAGAAGCTAGGATTTTGCAGCAGGTCGGGCGGAAGCTCTTCTTCCTGCGCTACTTCAACGGCTTGCGTTCCCGGCAGTTCGACCGCAGCAATCTCGTCAAACTGCGCGAGCCGCTCAAGGTCGGCAATGACTTTATAGTTCATGAAGAACTCTAGCTTTTCGGCCACACTTGCAGGTGCCTCGGTCGTAGGAGCATTCGCTGCCGACTTTTCTTGTGGCGTTTTGACTACCGAAGGCGGCTTCGACGAGGAGGTCATAAGGTAGCCAAAGAAGATGAGTACGCTTGCCGCAGCGGCAAAGGCAGGGGCAAGCTGCCACGCGGTCAGCGTGGAACGCAACTCTTGCCACCACCGCACCAAGGCGTTCTCCTGCACAGGCAACCGATTGGGCGGTCGCACCGTGCCTCGTACCTTTTCTTGTTCTAGGCGTTCCCAGAAAGACGGAGCGAAGTTTGGAGAAGGGGTCATCCTTTCCATGCTCGTCAGGAACCCTGTCATCTTGATGAGCTGAGCCTCTTCACGAGTGCATTCCATGCACGTCGCCAGATGGGCGGCGATGCTGGATCGCTCTTGTTCCGATAACTCGCCATCGCGATACGCCACTAATTCTTCTTGTATGGATTCACAGGTCATCATGGTTCTCAAGAAATTCTTTCAGCCCCTCGCGGAGGCTTTGCGTTGCACGGAAGACGAGGCTTTTGACGGCTTTTTCCGTCGTGCCGAGCACTTCGGCGACTTCGTAGTACGACAGACCTTCGAGCCGGCTCAACGTCAAGGCCGATCGTTGGCTTTCCGGCAACCGACGCATGACGTGTTGGATACGCTCAGCCACCTGTTTGGCTGCGAGGATCTCGTCGCCTTTCCGTGGGTTCGGATCGGGAAGATCTCGTTCTCGTTCTTCTCCTTCACTATCGAGGTGCGAGTCGAGCGACTCGCGACTGACACGATATTCGCCCTTGCGCACCTCGTTCAGACAATGGTTATGGGCGATCTTGAACAACCACGTCGAAAACTTGGCCTTGGGTTCATAGCGTTCTTGCCAACGATAAACTTGTAAAAAGACCTCCTGCGTCAGCTCTTCGGCTCGTTCCCTCGTGCCGACAAAACGAAAGGCGAAATTTACCACGGATGGGGAGAATTTACTGAAGAGTTGCCGAAACGCTTCCGCATCTCCCTTTTGGAAACGCAGCATGAGCTGCACATCGGGATCGTCGTGTGGTGCAATTCGTTCTTTCTGTTCCATCATCAACACTTAGCAAGGCCGAAGGTCTCACTCGAAGAGCCTTTTTCTCCTTATCAGAAGGGGGATTGTCTCAACTAGACGGAGACGGTAGGGGAAAAGGGCCGGAGGGTCAAGCCGTTATGCAGCCACTTTTTGAAGAGCCGCTCGAAGAACATCTCCAACGGGTCGAACACTACATGCGCGGCTGCGAGTTGCTGCGCTTCCCCAGAGAACCCAGTCCGTTGCGGACGGAGTTGGCGATCTTTATTCACGACCGAGCGGTCGGCATCGTCACCGAATGGATCGGCCTCGCCACTCCCACCTTTCCCATCCCCAAAGAACGGATTCCAGAGACTATCCAGAATATGATCGACGCGCTTCATCGCTGGGCACGCCATATCGAAGAGCCGAGCGATAGCGAAACCTACAGCTATCTGCACGAACATGCCCGTCACGGATTCATTTCGCATTGGCCGCCCTCGCGTTTCCTCGCCGGGCAGATGAACGTCCGCTCGCTGATTGTGGAACGCTTGCGGGAGACGTACGCGCAGAATCGCAAGCGCTTAGTCGAACTCCTTATCTTGCTGGATCAAGAGTTTTACGAGCGCATCTTGCACATCACGGATTTCTTCGTCGAGGCGCGAGAAGAAGCCCTGCGCGATGAAGAGGAGAGCCATCGCAAGGGTGTGGAGAATGCGCCGGCACCGATCTTCCGCATTAGTTGCGAAGATGGGACGATCCTCAAAGCGAATCGAGAAGCCGAAAAAGCCACGGGTTTCTCTCGAGAGGAAATGATTGGCACGCCGATTTGGGCCTTACACCCCCCGGAAGAACAAGAGCGGCTCCAACAACTGAGTCATGCAACCAATGCTCAAGGCTATGTCACTTGCGAAGATCTGCACATCATCGCCAAAGGAGGCCGTGTGGTCCCGGTGTCTGTGTACTTCGGTACGATCGAACACCGAGGAGAACACACGATCCAAGGCATCTACATGGACGTATCGGATCGCAAACATCTGGAGAGCCAACTGATTCAGTCGGAAAAAATGGCGGCGATCGGACAATTAGCTGCCGGTATCGCCCATGAGATCCGCAACCCGCTCGGCATCATCATGAACGCCCTCTACGATCTCAGCGAGATCTTGCCCACGGACAATCCCGAAGTACGCGAGGATCTGCAAATTGCCAAAGACGAGATCGTGCGTGCCCAGGAGATTATCACCAATCTGTTGGAGTTTTCGCGCGAAAGCAGTGCGGAGATGGAAGAAGTCAATATCAACGAGCTGCTCCGCCGCACGCTGCGGCTCATGCATAAATACTTGCAGACGAATAACGTCCGGGTGCTCACCTCGTTCGGCAAAGTTGGCACTTGCGTGGCGAACCAGAATGCTCTGCGGCAAGTCTTTCTCAATCTCATCACCAATGCCGTCCAAGCCATGCCTAAAGGCGGAGAACTGCGGCTCCGCACCCAGCGTGCTCCCGACAAAAATGTGGTGATCGAGTGCAGCGACACCGGCATCGGCATCGCTGCCCAACATCTGCATAGTATCTTCAACCCTTTCTTTACGACCAAAGAACCCGGTCAAGGCACGGGGCTTGGGCTGTCGGTGGTGCACTCGATTATTAAACGCTACCGCGGGAACATCAGCGTGCAGAGCAAGCCGAACCTTGGCACTACGTTTCTGATCGAGTTACCTTGCCCTTGCGCCACCGAGAAACGGCGCAAAGAGAAGCCGAGCGTCGAAGTCCACGCAGCCTAAGGAATGTGGCTTAAAATTTATGAATGCGCGCGTTTTACTCGTCGATGACGAAACCAACATGGCCAAGATGCAGGCCAAGATCCTGCAACGCAAAGGCTACGAAGTCGATACTGCCGGCAATGGCCGCGAAGCCCTACAAAAGCTGGAGCGCACGAATTTCGATGTGGTCATCACCGACCTGAAAATGCCGGTGATGGACGGCATGCAGTTGCTGCGCGAGATGAACATCAAAGAGCACGGCTACGCCGTCATCGTCGTTACCGGGCATGGCACCATCGAAAGCGCGGTCGAGGCGATGCAACGCGGGGCAGCGGACTATCTGACCAAGCCGTGCAATCCGGATGAGCTGCTGTTGAAGGTCGATAAACTGCTGGAAACGAAACGGTTGCGGGAAGAAGTGGCGCGACTGCGGCGTGAGGTGCGAGCCTACAAAAAATTCGGCGAGTTGATCGGTCAGAGCTCAGCCATGCACCACATCTACAGCATGATCGGCGCGGTCGGCGCGAATAAAAGCACGGTGTTGATTACCGGCGAAAGCGGCACCGGTAAGGAGTTGGTCGCGCGCACGATTCATCAGAAAAGTCCTTGGGCGGAGCGTCCTTTTATCGCCATCAACTGTGGGGCCATGTCGGAGACGCTGCTGGATAGTCAGTTGTTCGGTCACCGCCGCGGGGCCTTCACTGGCGCGATCGCCGACCACAACGGCGTCTTTCAGTCAGCCGATGGCGGCACGCTCTTACTCGATGAAATTGGCGAGATTCCTCTCGCGCTTCAAGTCAAGTTTCTGCGCGCCATTCAGGAAAAAGAGGTCACGCCTCTGGGGTCTAGCCGACCGGTCAAAGTCGATGTCCGCTTGATCGCCGCCAGCAACCGCAATCTCGAAGAGGAAGTGAAAAAAGGGACGTTTCGCGACGATCTCTTTTACCGTCTCAGTGTCGTGCCCATTCATCTGCCGCCGTTGCGCGAGCGTCGCGACGACATTCCGTTCTTGATTGAGCATTTCATTGCCACCTTTAGCAAGGAGTACAACGTCGAGCCCAAACGCCTTGCACCGGCAGCGCTCGACAAGCTCGTTGCCTATCCGTGGCCGGGGAACATCCGCGAGTTACAAAACGTCATCGAGCGGGTCTTTGCTCTCTCGCAAAGCACGGAAATTACCCTGGCGGATCTGCCCGTCTCCATTGTTGGTTTTGAAGAAAAGCTCCCAAATTTTCAAGAATTTTCGGAATTGCCGACACTCGAAGCCATGGAACGTTCCTTAATCGCCACTGCGCTACGCAAGAGTCACGGCAATAAAAACGAAGCCGCGCGTCTCCTGGCGATTGATCGCCAACGGCTCTACCGCAAGATCGACAAATATGGTCTTGAAGCCTCGTTGCGTGAAGCTGAGGCTGAACACGGTCTCGTCTCTGCCTTCTGACTGCACCAGGAGCAAAAACCGGCGGTTCCTCGCCCTCTCTCTTTTTTACCGCATCTGCTCAAGAAGCTGGCGGGTTGCCTGAGCAGGGTCGGGAGCCGCACTGATGGCGGTAATCACCCCAATCCCATGGGCACCGACGTCAAGCAGCTCAGGAATCTGAGCCTGTTTGATTCCGCCAATGGCAAAAACTGGCGCTGGGCTGTGTAGCACTGCGGAACGAAGACGTTCCACACCTTGAGGAGCGCCGTACTCGGCTTTCGAGGGCGTGAAATAGACAGGGCCGAACAAAAGGAAATCCGCACCCGCCGCCGCGGTAATCTCGTCGAGCGAATGCGTCGAAACGCCAATCAGTTTTCCCGGACCAAGCAGTTGGCGAGCAGTAGAGACGGGCACAGAAGCCTGCCCGAGATGGACACCGTCAGCCTCCACGGCCAAGGCCACATCGAGGCGATCATTGACGAACAGGCGGGCCTGATAGCGAGCGGTCAGCTCGCGCAGCGCCGAGGCGAGGCGGTACAGTTCGCCACCTTCCAGGTCTTTCTCACGAAGTTGGACGGTTTGTAGCCCACCGTCCAAGGCCGCATGCACAACTTCAACGAGTGGGCGACCGTTCGTCTGTGTGCGGTCAGTCACGAAATAGAGGCGGAAGTCAGACATGGAAGTGAGGGACTATGTGTCAGTTGGAACTGCAAACGGACGGCGGTCGGGTGAACCGGGTGAGTGCGGTCTGCGAACCGCAGTAAGACATTTGTATCTGCGAGGTAAACCACGGCTATGGGTGATCCTCATAGATACCTGCTCGGCTCACCGCATAGTCTGACGGCGAAGGAACATGTTGCCCAAGGCCCGCCGTTAGTTCGTCAGCTAGTTGGTCCGCCACAACTGCAAACTCGGCGTCGGTTAACTCAGCAGGCGTTTCCTGCAGCAACGCTTCCACTGTCGGGGTAAGGACTTCCACCAACAGACGGCGGACAGCATCAGCATCTCTATGCGCTACGCTCTCGCGCAACCGCACCTCAATGTCGGATGATAGTTCGAGAGTAAGTTGCATGCTTGACCCTTTCGTGAGTCATCGTTCGCCGAGACCATATGAATCGAGCAGCTCAGAAGTCAACAAGGATCTCCTAACTGCCTACTCAATCATCCCGTCGAGCGGACTGGACGCCGTGGCGTACAGCTTCTTCGGCATGCGTCCGGCTAGAAAGGCTTTTCTGCCGGCCTCGACCCCGAGCTTCATAGCTTCGGCCATGAGGATGGGATCTTTGGCGCCGGCAATGGCCGTGTTCATCAACACGGCATCGCACCCCATCTCCAACGCCACTGCCGCGTCGGACGCGGTACCCACCCCGGCATCGACAATGACCGGCACACGGCTGTGCTCGAGGATGATGCGGAGATTGTAGGGATTGCGAATCCCAAGCCCGGACCCGATCGGTGCCGCTAACGGCATCACCGCCGCACACCCGAGGTCTTCGAGCCGCTTACAGGCAACCGGGTCATCGAAGATGTACGGCAGCACGATGAAGCCGTCTTGTACCAGCGTCTTGGCAGCCTCCAACGTAGCTGGCACATCTGGAAACAACGTCTTTTCGCTGCCGATGACTTCAAGCTTCACCAAATTGCCCACACCAGCCGCACGCGCAAGGCGACAGGTGCGCACGGCATCTTCAGCGGTGTAGCAACCAGCAGTATTCGGCAGGATGGTGTATTTTTTCGGGTCGAGGTAATCGAGCAGATTTTCCTTGCTCGGATCGGTAATGTTGACCCGGCGAACGGCGACCGTCACGATCTCCGCCCCCGAGGCTTCGATTGCACGTTTGGTTTCGGCGAAATCTTTGTATTTTCCGGTGCCGACGATCAGCCGGGATCGATACTCTTTGCCTGCCAGTACGAACGGGTCTTTCATAACATCCTCGTCTTTTTTCATCCCCCGCCGACGAAATGCACCACCTCGATTTCATCGCCAACGTGAAGGCGATAATCGGCGTAGTCTTCACGGGGAATAATGTCGCGGTTCACCTCAACCGCGATGCGGCGCGCGCCAAGACCAAGCTCGGCCACCAGCTCCGCTACCGTCATGCCGTCTCGGCACTCGCGCGTTTCTCCATTGAGTGTGACCGTCATCGCGCACTACCATAATCCGGCGCATTTACCTTTACAACCCTGGAGCCTTTTGGTATGTCCTCATCTCCACAGTACTGGTCATGAACGTCGCCCCACAGACGATTCCCAAGGAGCCTTATCATGGTACATGTGAGCCGCGCGCTCATCAGCGTGAGCGACAAGCGCGGAATCGTTGAGTTTGCCCGTGCACTCGCCGCGCTCGGCATCGAGATCCTTTCTACCGGTGGCACTGCCAAAGCTCTGGCAGAAGCCGGTATTGCCGTCGTTCCTGTCGAAGACTTTACTGGGTTCCCGGAAATGCTCGATGGGCGCGTCAAGACTCTGCATCCGAAGATTCATGCCGGTATTCTCCATCGCCGTAGCGACCCTGCTCACTTGCAAACCATGCAGGCGCACGGGCTCAAGCCTATCGATCTGGTGGTGGTGAATCTCTATCCCTTCGAGCAGACGGTGGCCAACCCCAACTGTACGTTCGCCGACGCCATCGAAAACATCGATATTGGCGGACCTGCGCTCCTGCGCGCGACGGCCAAGAATCATGCCGATGTCGGTGTGGTCGTCGATCCGGCGGATTATCCCGCCATCGTCGAGGCGTTGCGCACTAACGGCGCACTGTCCGCCGCGCAGAAATTTGCCTTAGCGAAGAAAGCCTTCCAATTAACCGCGCGCTATGACGCCGCCATTGCCGATTACTTGGGCAGCCTCAATGAACAGCAACAACGACAGCCGTTTGGCGACACTCTGCATTTGCAGTATGAAAAGGCGCAAGACCTGCGCTATGGCGAGAACCCGCATCAGTCCGGGGCTTTTTATCGTCTGCCGATCATTACTGAATCGTGTATCGCTAACGCACGCCAACTACAAGGCAAGGAACTGTCATTCAATAACATCGTTGATGCCAACGCGGCATTCGAGTTGTTGAAGGAGTTCGACGAGATCGCGGCGGTCGCCATTAAACACACCAACCCGTGTGGGGTGGCCACCTCAGCGACTTCTCTTGCCGAGGCTTTCCGCAAAGCACGCGCTTGCGATCCGGTGTCGATTTTTGGCGGCATCGTGGGCTTGAACCGTGAGGTCGATGCTGACACCGCCCAAGAAATTCTTGAACTCTACAAAGAAGGGTTCATCGAAATCTTACTGGCACCGGGGTTTTCAACGGCAGCGCTTGACATGCTCGCGTCTTCCAAGCGGCTGCTCAATATCCGCCTCATGGAGATTCCCACCATCGCCTCGCCCACACCAGCACGGTACGAAACCAAGTACGTGGTCGGCGGTATACTGCTGCAAGAGCGCGATCACGGCACAGTGCGCGTCACAGAATGCCAAGTCGTCACGAAACGCCAGCCGACGGCGGACGAATACCGTGCCCTAGACTTCGGCTGGCGGGTGTGCAAGCACGTCAAGTCGAATGCCATCGTCCTGGCCAAGAGCGACCAAGTGATTGGTGTCGGGGCGGGGCAGATGAGCCGGGTGGATTCCGCGAAGATCGCGGTGTCACGCGCGGCGGACCTAGGGCTCGACACTCGGGGCACGGTCGTGGCGTCGGATGCGTTTTTCCCGTTTCGGGATGGACTCGATGTCGTCGCCCGCGCGGGCGCCACGGCCGTGATTCAGCCCGGCGGCAGTGTACGCGACAAGGAAGTCATTGCGGCTGCGGATGAGCATGGCCTAGCCATGATCTTCACCGGCATGCGGCATTTCCGACATTAAAGTGAACGCCTTATGAAAGTTCTCGTTATCGGCAGCGGTGGCCGCGAACACGCCTTGGTGTGGAAAATCCGTCAGAGTCCACGCGTCTCGCGCGTGTACTGTGCGCCCGGCAATGCCGGCATCGGTGCGCTGGCCGAGTTGGTTGACATTGCCCCTAACGACGTCACAGCGCTCCGCCTATTTGCTCAGCAGGAAGGCATCGGGTTGACCGTGGTCGGACCGGAACTCCCGCTCAGTCTCGGGCTCGTGGATGCATTCGAGGCCCATGGGCTGCGGGTGTTCGGACCTAACCGTCAAGCGGCCCAGCTCGAAGTCAGCAAAGCGTTCGCGAAAGAGATCATGCGCCAGCAGCGCGTACCCACCGCTGCGTGCGAGACCTTTAGCGACTTGGAAGCCGCGCGGCGGTACGTCCATCGCATTGGTGCTCCGGTCGTGGTCAAGGCGGACGGTTTGGCGGCGGGAAAAGGGGTATTCGTTTGCATGACAGTTGAAGAAGCGCTGGCTGCCGTCGAGCAAATTTTGCACGAGCGCGCCTTCGGCGAGGCCGGGAAGCAACTCCTCATTGAGGAATTTCTCGAAGGCGAAGAAGCTTCGTTTCTCGCTTTTACCGACGGAACGACGGTGTTGCCGCTGGCGTCGGCGCAAGATCATAAACGCATTTTCGACGAGGATCGTGGTCCGAACACTGGAGGAATGGGCGCGTGTTCTCCAGCCCCGGTGGTCACACCGGCCCTGACCGACCGCATCCTCGCCGAAGTGATGCTGCCAGTCGTGCGCGGGCTCAAGGAACGCGGCATCGTCTATAAAGGGATTTTGTATGCCGGATTGATGATCCACCAAGAACGCCTTAGCGTTTTGGAGTTTAACGTACGGTTCGGCGACCCGGAATGTCAGCCGCTCATGTTTCGGCTTCAGTCCGACCTGGTGGAAGCCATGGACGCTGTGATCGACAAACGGCTCGCGGACATCGCGCTGGTGTGGGACCCACGTCCTGCCGTCTGCGTCGTGCTCGCAGCAGAAGGCTATCCTGGAACCTATACGACCGGCCACGTCATTTCGGGGCTCGATTCTCTACAGGCGTGGAAAAATGGTATGGTCTTTCATGCTGGCACGGTCAGAGTACAAGAAGCGATACTGACCACAGGCGGGCGCGTCTTAGGAGTGACGGCTGCCGGCATGAACATTCAAGACGCCATCACCGAAGCGTACGAGGCGGTGGAAAAAATCGCGTGGCCCGGCATGCAGTATCGCCGGGACATTGGGCAGCGCGCGCTCAACCGCTAAAAACGTTCTTCCATTTTCATATCCAACTTGTTTCATATCGACCTTGCCATGTTTCGGCACGGCACCTAACGAAAGGACTGAAAGCGTAAAGCCTGAGGGGGCACGCGCCATGACCGCAGCGCTTCGGGTGTGTTTCCTCCACACGCTTTACTCCCACTCATATGGCCACTATTCGACCGTTTCGCGGGGTGCGGTATAACCCCGCCATCGTCGGCGACCTCCAGCATGTCGTGTCTCCTCCTTACGACGTGATTTCCACCGAGCAACAGACGTTGCTGCATCTCCGCAGCCCGTACAACGCGGTGCATCTCGACTTGAACCGCGACCCGGAACGCTACACCGTCGCCGCGCAGCTGCTCTCGACTTGGCTTGAACACAATGTCCTCCTGCAAGAAGAAGAACCTGCGCTGTATGTGTATGCGCAAGAGTTCACGCTGAAAGACGGCATCCGCCGACGTCGGGTGGGTCTGTTGACCGCCTTGAAGTTGGAAGAGTTCTCTTCGGGAAAAATTCGCCCGCACGAACGCACGTTCGAATATGCCAAGGCCGATAGATTGGCGCTCCTGAAAGCCTGTCAGACTCATCTCAGCTCGATTTTCTGTCTCTACGCGCGCCCCGGTTGGTCCATAGAGCGAACCCTCGCCTCGGCGTTGACGGCGGCTCCGCTCGTTCACGTCAGCGACGACAACGAGACCGTGCATACCTTATGGCGGGTCACCGATCCCGTCTTGATCGCCAAAGTGGCGGGGCAGCTCGAACAGGAAATCCTGATTATTGCCGACGGGCATCATCGCTACGAAACCGCGCTGCGCTATCGTAACGAACAGGCGCAGCTAGCGAAGCTCACTGGCGAGGAACCGTGCAATTTCGTGTTAGCGTTCCTCACCAACGCCGTGGACGAAGGACTGGTTATTCTGCCCACGCATCGTTTGCTCCAAGATGTGAACTTGCCCAAGATGGAGCATCTGCGCATGGTGTTGCAGCGCCAGTTTCGAGTCGCCGTTTTCTCGGCGCAGGATAAAGAAGCGTTCTTCGCTGCGTTACACGCGCCTGGAACGCGGCACATCGGCTGCGCGTTTGCCGGGGCAGGCCAGTATTGGATACTGTCGTTCGATGATCGCGTGACGGAGGGGCTCACCATACCGGCGTCGTTACGTGCGTTGGATGTCACCGTGCTCCACGACGTCTTGCTCCAGCGCTTTCTGGGCTTACCGCCGGACGTACAAAAGGAGAAATTGACCTACACGATCGACGAGGAAGAAGCGTTGGACCGCGTGGCTCGCCATCAAAGCCAAGCGGCATTCTTCCTCAATCCCACCACATTTCAGCAAGTCGCCGAGGTGTGTAAGAGCGGCGAGACCATGCCGCAAAAGTCCACGTACTTTTTCCCCAAGCTGTTGACGGGACTGGTGTTCTACAAGCTCTGAGGCGCGGAGGCGAAAGAGCTAGCGCCCCATCGGGCGTCGTCCGCCGCC is a genomic window containing:
- a CDS encoding OmpA family protein; amino-acid sequence: MLKASLVVRRSVVGATAGLLLFSGTGIHAYDDYPSDSRDRDYDHARGARDSAPPTQSSSGVPFGVSKSTAGAITGAILGAGTGAIIGSHRGRAGKGAAIGAGMGALGGYLTGRQLEAQDQALDQQDQMIDQQRQKIAKNRQILEELKRQNLDARETNRGVVVNLPNVLFEFNNARLTGEARDKVAHIASVLNDRATGRQVSIEGHADAVGSESYNQRLSTHRAQSVVQALSSEGVRQARLSSRGFGERYPVAPNLRKDGTDNPSGRAKNRRVEVVIEN
- a CDS encoding DUF3106 domain-containing protein, which codes for MKAKAVLLILGSLLCGGTALWAFNTAELRSMESPAASFRIAQNWDELSPRERARALNNYRRFKRLPPDKQQGLEKQYNRWQELPNEERDRIRRNYDRYRKMDSDQKEEFFRKYKSWQSAPR
- a CDS encoding zf-HC2 domain-containing protein; protein product: MMTCESIQEELVAYRDGELSEQERSSIAAHLATCMECTREEAQLIKMTGFLTSMERMTPSPNFAPSFWERLEQEKVRGTVRPPNRLPVQENALVRWWQELRSTLTAWQLAPAFAAAASVLIFFGYLMTSSSKPPSVVKTPQEKSAANAPTTEAPASVAEKLEFFMNYKVIADLERLAQFDEIAAVELPGTQAVEVAQEEELPPDLLQNPSFFTHYPLLKRMEQLQSLEAVLDNPTGENEQNQG
- a CDS encoding sigma-70 family RNA polymerase sigma factor, giving the protein MEQKERIAPHDDPDVQLMLRFQKGDAEAFRQLFSKFSPSVVNFAFRFVGTRERAEELTQEVFLQVYRWQERYEPKAKFSTWLFKIAHNHCLNEVRKGEYRVSRESLDSHLDSEGEERERDLPDPNPRKGDEILAAKQVAERIQHVMRRLPESQRSALTLSRLEGLSYYEVAEVLGTTEKAVKSLVFRATQSLREGLKEFLENHDDL
- a CDS encoding PAS domain S-box protein encodes the protein MQPLFEEPLEEHLQRVEHYMRGCELLRFPREPSPLRTELAIFIHDRAVGIVTEWIGLATPTFPIPKERIPETIQNMIDALHRWARHIEEPSDSETYSYLHEHARHGFISHWPPSRFLAGQMNVRSLIVERLRETYAQNRKRLVELLILLDQEFYERILHITDFFVEAREEALRDEEESHRKGVENAPAPIFRISCEDGTILKANREAEKATGFSREEMIGTPIWALHPPEEQERLQQLSHATNAQGYVTCEDLHIIAKGGRVVPVSVYFGTIEHRGEHTIQGIYMDVSDRKHLESQLIQSEKMAAIGQLAAGIAHEIRNPLGIIMNALYDLSEILPTDNPEVREDLQIAKDEIVRAQEIITNLLEFSRESSAEMEEVNINELLRRTLRLMHKYLQTNNVRVLTSFGKVGTCVANQNALRQVFLNLITNAVQAMPKGGELRLRTQRAPDKNVVIECSDTGIGIAAQHLHSIFNPFFTTKEPGQGTGLGLSVVHSIIKRYRGNISVQSKPNLGTTFLIELPCPCATEKRRKEKPSVEVHAA
- a CDS encoding sigma-54-dependent Fis family transcriptional regulator: MNARVLLVDDETNMAKMQAKILQRKGYEVDTAGNGREALQKLERTNFDVVITDLKMPVMDGMQLLREMNIKEHGYAVIVVTGHGTIESAVEAMQRGAADYLTKPCNPDELLLKVDKLLETKRLREEVARLRREVRAYKKFGELIGQSSAMHHIYSMIGAVGANKSTVLITGESGTGKELVARTIHQKSPWAERPFIAINCGAMSETLLDSQLFGHRRGAFTGAIADHNGVFQSADGGTLLLDEIGEIPLALQVKFLRAIQEKEVTPLGSSRPVKVDVRLIAASNRNLEEEVKKGTFRDDLFYRLSVVPIHLPPLRERRDDIPFLIEHFIATFSKEYNVEPKRLAPAALDKLVAYPWPGNIRELQNVIERVFALSQSTEITLADLPVSIVGFEEKLPNFQEFSELPTLEAMERSLIATALRKSHGNKNEAARLLAIDRQRLYRKIDKYGLEASLREAEAEHGLVSAF
- the thiE gene encoding thiamine phosphate synthase: MSDFRLYFVTDRTQTNGRPLVEVVHAALDGGLQTVQLREKDLEGGELYRLASALRELTARYQARLFVNDRLDVALAVEADGVHLGQASVPVSTARQLLGPGKLIGVSTHSLDEITAAAGADFLLFGPVYFTPSKAEYGAPQGVERLRSAVLHSPAPVFAIGGIKQAQIPELLDVGAHGIGVITAISAAPDPAQATRQLLEQMR
- a CDS encoding thiazole synthase produces the protein MKKDEDVMKDPFVLAGKEYRSRLIVGTGKYKDFAETKRAIEASGAEIVTVAVRRVNITDPSKENLLDYLDPKKYTILPNTAGCYTAEDAVRTCRLARAAGVGNLVKLEVIGSEKTLFPDVPATLEAAKTLVQDGFIVLPYIFDDPVACKRLEDLGCAAVMPLAAPIGSGLGIRNPYNLRIILEHSRVPVIVDAGVGTASDAAVALEMGCDAVLMNTAIAGAKDPILMAEAMKLGVEAGRKAFLAGRMPKKLYATASSPLDGMIE
- the thiS gene encoding sulfur carrier protein ThiS encodes the protein MTVTLNGETRECRDGMTVAELVAELGLGARRIAVEVNRDIIPREDYADYRLHVGDEIEVVHFVGGG
- the purH gene encoding bifunctional phosphoribosylaminoimidazolecarboxamide formyltransferase/IMP cyclohydrolase, which produces MVHVSRALISVSDKRGIVEFARALAALGIEILSTGGTAKALAEAGIAVVPVEDFTGFPEMLDGRVKTLHPKIHAGILHRRSDPAHLQTMQAHGLKPIDLVVVNLYPFEQTVANPNCTFADAIENIDIGGPALLRATAKNHADVGVVVDPADYPAIVEALRTNGALSAAQKFALAKKAFQLTARYDAAIADYLGSLNEQQQRQPFGDTLHLQYEKAQDLRYGENPHQSGAFYRLPIITESCIANARQLQGKELSFNNIVDANAAFELLKEFDEIAAVAIKHTNPCGVATSATSLAEAFRKARACDPVSIFGGIVGLNREVDADTAQEILELYKEGFIEILLAPGFSTAALDMLASSKRLLNIRLMEIPTIASPTPARYETKYVVGGILLQERDHGTVRVTECQVVTKRQPTADEYRALDFGWRVCKHVKSNAIVLAKSDQVIGVGAGQMSRVDSAKIAVSRAADLGLDTRGTVVASDAFFPFRDGLDVVARAGATAVIQPGGSVRDKEVIAAADEHGLAMIFTGMRHFRH